In Jejubacter calystegiae, the following are encoded in one genomic region:
- a CDS encoding glucose/quinate/shikimate family membrane-bound PQQ-dependent dehydrogenase — MSDSSSRPGTKLKLWCYLLAVILIVTGGFFAIGGAKLAMLGGSWYFLIAGIVTLLSALQFLRGKSSAVVLFLLVFVGTLIWALVDAGLEFWPLVSRLMVPAGLMLLAFATWPALRKRENKAPLSAISYGLCAVLAIGLVTAFAQMFVPHPTVAFNGKQLPLAPLDKANAQKNWDNYGNTPGGSRFVALDQITRDNVKDLKVAWTFHTGDTPISPDGNGAEDQQTPLQVGDRVFLCTPHNNVIAVDADSGKEIWKREINAKSQVWERCRGLAYFDATKPLTQPSVPGSTPVPAPALAAGDTCQRRILMNTIDARLIAINADNGEFCASFGDNGIVDLKAGLGDAADPKYQLTSAPTLAGTTVVVGGRIADNVQTDMPGGVLRGFDVISGEMRWAFDPGHADPNMKLAPGQTFARSTPNSWAPMSYDPAMNTVFIPMGSSSVDLWGANRTPLDHKYATSVMALDATTGKERWLYQTVHNDLWDFDVPMQPSLIDFPMDNGSTKPAVVFGTKAGQIFVLDRLTGKPLTDVKEMPVKTANIPNEQYSHTQPVSVGMPQIGTQTLKESDMWGATPFDQLMCRISFKSMRYDGLFTAPGTDVSLSFPGSLGGMNWGSLSTDPNNHYIFVNDMRLGLWVQMIPQKVDANVAASNGGESVNTGMGAVPLKGTPYAVNKNRFMSPLGIPCQKPPFGTLSAVDLKTRKVVWQVPVGTVQDTGPFGIKMKMKMPIGMPTLGGTLATQGGLVFIAGTQDYYLRAYDSSTGEEVWKARLPVGSGGGPMSYISPKTGKQYILISAGGARQSPDRGDYVIAYALDD, encoded by the coding sequence ATGTCTGACTCGTCTTCCAGACCTGGCACAAAGCTTAAGCTATGGTGTTATTTGCTGGCCGTGATTTTGATTGTCACGGGGGGATTTTTCGCTATCGGCGGCGCAAAGCTGGCGATGCTGGGAGGAAGTTGGTACTTCCTTATTGCAGGTATTGTTACGCTGTTATCAGCGCTACAGTTTCTACGAGGTAAATCCTCGGCGGTAGTGTTGTTCCTGCTGGTGTTTGTCGGGACTCTGATTTGGGCGCTGGTAGATGCCGGTCTGGAATTCTGGCCGCTGGTCTCCCGACTGATGGTTCCCGCCGGACTGATGCTGCTGGCGTTTGCCACCTGGCCTGCGTTACGTAAACGTGAGAACAAGGCGCCGCTATCGGCAATCAGTTATGGACTGTGCGCGGTGCTGGCCATCGGGCTGGTGACGGCCTTCGCGCAGATGTTTGTACCGCATCCGACCGTGGCGTTTAATGGTAAACAACTGCCGTTGGCGCCGCTCGACAAGGCCAATGCTCAGAAGAACTGGGATAACTATGGCAATACGCCAGGCGGCAGCCGCTTTGTGGCACTGGACCAGATCACTCGTGATAACGTGAAGGATCTTAAGGTCGCCTGGACGTTCCATACCGGCGATACCCCGATTAGCCCGGACGGCAACGGCGCGGAGGACCAACAGACGCCGCTGCAGGTTGGCGATCGCGTGTTCCTCTGTACTCCGCACAATAACGTGATTGCGGTGGACGCCGACAGCGGTAAAGAGATTTGGAAGCGGGAAATCAACGCCAAATCTCAGGTCTGGGAGCGCTGTCGCGGTCTGGCGTATTTCGACGCCACCAAACCGTTGACCCAGCCGAGCGTACCTGGTTCCACGCCGGTTCCTGCCCCGGCGCTTGCTGCCGGAGATACCTGCCAGCGCCGTATCCTGATGAATACCATTGATGCGCGCCTTATCGCTATCAATGCGGATAACGGTGAGTTCTGCGCCAGCTTCGGCGATAACGGCATTGTCGATCTGAAAGCAGGGCTGGGGGATGCGGCGGATCCTAAGTATCAGCTGACCTCGGCGCCGACCCTGGCTGGCACCACCGTGGTGGTTGGGGGACGCATAGCCGACAATGTGCAGACTGATATGCCAGGCGGCGTACTGCGCGGTTTCGATGTGATTAGCGGTGAGATGCGCTGGGCGTTTGACCCGGGGCATGCCGATCCGAATATGAAACTGGCGCCGGGCCAGACCTTTGCCCGCAGCACCCCGAACTCCTGGGCGCCGATGTCCTACGATCCGGCCATGAACACGGTGTTTATCCCGATGGGCAGCTCGTCTGTGGATCTGTGGGGGGCAAACCGTACGCCGTTGGATCACAAGTACGCCACCTCGGTGATGGCGCTGGACGCCACGACCGGTAAAGAGCGTTGGTTATACCAGACGGTACACAACGATCTCTGGGACTTTGATGTACCGATGCAGCCCAGTCTGATCGATTTCCCGATGGATAATGGCTCAACGAAACCTGCTGTGGTCTTTGGTACCAAAGCCGGGCAAATCTTTGTCCTGGACCGCCTGACCGGCAAGCCGCTGACCGATGTGAAAGAAATGCCGGTTAAAACGGCTAATATCCCGAATGAGCAGTATTCCCATACTCAGCCGGTTTCCGTTGGTATGCCGCAGATCGGCACCCAGACTTTGAAAGAGTCGGATATGTGGGGCGCCACGCCGTTCGACCAGCTGATGTGCCGCATTAGCTTTAAGTCTATGCGCTATGACGGTTTGTTTACGGCGCCGGGTACCGATGTTTCCCTTAGTTTTCCGGGATCGCTGGGCGGAATGAACTGGGGAAGCCTGTCGACGGATCCAAATAATCACTACATCTTCGTTAACGATATGCGTCTGGGTCTGTGGGTACAGATGATTCCCCAGAAGGTGGATGCCAACGTTGCCGCCAGCAACGGTGGAGAGTCGGTGAATACCGGTATGGGCGCGGTTCCGTTGAAAGGCACGCCTTACGCGGTCAATAAAAACCGCTTTATGTCGCCGTTGGGCATTCCGTGCCAGAAACCGCCGTTCGGTACCCTTTCCGCCGTGGATCTGAAGACACGTAAAGTCGTCTGGCAGGTGCCGGTAGGTACGGTGCAGGATACCGGCCCGTTCGGCATCAAAATGAAGATGAAAATGCCGATAGGTATGCCGACCCTGGGCGGTACCCTGGCCACTCAGGGCGGACTGGTGTTTATCGCCGGAACCCAGGATTACTACCTGCGCGCTTATGACTCTTCGACTGGCGAAGAGGTTTGGAAAGCCCGACTGCCGGTAGGCAGTGGCGGCGGTCCCATGAGCTACATTTCGCCGAAGACCGGCAAGCAGTACATCCTGATTTCCGCAGGCGGCGCACGCCAGTCTCCGGATCGTGGCGATTACGTTATCGCATATGCGCTGGATGATTAA
- a CDS encoding carbohydrate porin codes for MNAVFLRISPVALGLLLCSWDSTAQTTDLFHRSTLTGDWNGTRNQLENSGIRLTGEYVSETAGVLHGGQEHGTRYAQQIRIGATFDLNRLLDSGRAGTLQITLNDRRGRSVSEDLIGNRLPVQEVYGGLYTRLSELSYANTLLTPDLTYKLGLMAMGNDFGGMSILTNFMNAAFCAHPLSLSGGSGWSNYPNAHFGVELSYHINDNWRIQTAVFDVNPRTNSAPSKAFKPFSSGTTGAIIPVEIIYHHQSQLPGEYKFGYYHDTSRVERIGNEQGRSSGRDGAYILADQTLWQSDSHQTRNLHLFGQWTVADKSTSPFRHWYSAGLVLNSPFISRPHDAIAIGYGRAIYNEKSRDADINSMLAQGDYAEASEASGLSHAEQLVELTYTLQATPWLSLRPSLQYIKEPGAFSSKEIKNAWVAGIQLKMAL; via the coding sequence ATGAACGCTGTATTTTTACGGATATCCCCTGTCGCCCTTGGATTGCTTCTCTGCTCATGGGACAGTACCGCACAAACCACCGATTTGTTTCATCGAAGCACTCTAACCGGAGACTGGAATGGTACGCGAAACCAACTGGAAAATAGTGGCATCAGACTGACCGGAGAATATGTATCCGAAACTGCTGGCGTATTACACGGCGGCCAGGAACATGGTACCCGCTATGCTCAACAAATTCGGATTGGCGCGACCTTCGATCTGAATAGATTACTTGATAGCGGACGGGCGGGTACGCTACAGATAACCCTTAACGATCGCCGCGGACGTAGTGTGTCCGAAGATTTGATTGGAAACCGGCTACCGGTTCAGGAGGTGTACGGCGGGCTTTATACCCGATTATCAGAATTAAGTTATGCCAACACATTATTGACGCCGGACCTGACCTATAAGCTGGGACTGATGGCAATGGGTAATGATTTCGGCGGGATGTCGATATTAACGAATTTTATGAATGCCGCATTCTGTGCCCACCCGCTTTCCCTGTCTGGCGGTAGCGGCTGGAGTAATTATCCGAATGCTCACTTTGGTGTGGAACTAAGCTATCACATTAATGATAACTGGCGCATTCAGACGGCGGTTTTCGATGTTAATCCCCGAACCAATAGCGCGCCATCTAAAGCTTTTAAACCCTTCAGTAGCGGTACCACCGGCGCCATTATCCCTGTTGAGATTATTTATCACCACCAGAGTCAGCTTCCTGGCGAATATAAATTTGGCTACTATCACGATACTTCGCGGGTAGAGCGTATCGGAAATGAACAGGGCCGCTCTTCCGGGCGTGATGGCGCTTATATTCTCGCCGATCAAACCCTGTGGCAATCGGACAGTCATCAAACCCGTAACCTTCATCTGTTTGGACAATGGACCGTTGCCGATAAATCCACCTCTCCTTTCCGGCACTGGTATTCCGCCGGGCTGGTGTTGAATAGCCCCTTTATCAGTCGGCCCCATGATGCGATCGCCATCGGCTATGGTCGGGCCATCTATAACGAAAAAAGCCGTGATGCCGATATCAACAGTATGCTCGCTCAGGGCGACTATGCCGAAGCTAGCGAAGCCAGTGGTTTGAGCCATGCCGAACAGCTGGTCGAGCTGACCTATACCCTACAGGCAACGCCCTGGTTAAGCCTGCGCCCCAGCCTGCAATACATCAAAGAGCCCGGCGCATTTTCCAGTAAGGAGATCAAAAATGCCTGGGTGGCCGGAATACAGCTGAAAATGGCCCTCTGA
- a CDS encoding MFS transporter, translated as MKIRNLRWWMIALVSLGTIINALARSSLSVAAPTLFTEIHINEQQYAWILSAFQLAYTIAQPICGFLIDIMGLKLGFFIMIVIWSVVNMAHATCHSWGGLAFLRGLMGLSEASAIPAGVKCNSEWFPARERGIAGGIANIGTSIGAMLAPPLVAWAIMAYNWEMAFVITGAMGLVFAAIWWFGYNSPDKHPAISASEKALIDNGQEVHLKATAARPSIKSILTQRNFWGIALPRFLADPAWGTINFWLPVYLMTVRHLPLKDIALFAWLPFLAADFGGMAGGFLNNLMMKRSAISTVNARRVGFTAGAFLMLPLALVGFVESPYLAIALVSVCGFAHQMLSTQVITMATDLFPRNETSTVSGFAGTAGWSGILLCTLIMGSLVHTVGYNPFFMILSVMDLIGAILLWTLVKEPVEPTAVLLTES; from the coding sequence ATGAAAATAAGAAATTTACGGTGGTGGATGATAGCGCTGGTGTCGCTGGGAACAATTATTAACGCCCTGGCGCGCAGCTCACTCAGCGTGGCGGCGCCCACGCTGTTCACGGAAATACACATTAATGAACAGCAGTACGCCTGGATCCTAAGCGCTTTTCAGCTCGCCTATACCATCGCTCAACCTATTTGCGGGTTTTTGATCGATATCATGGGGCTGAAGCTGGGCTTCTTCATCATGATCGTCATCTGGTCGGTGGTGAATATGGCGCATGCGACCTGTCACTCCTGGGGCGGTCTGGCTTTTCTTCGCGGTTTAATGGGGCTAAGCGAAGCCTCAGCGATTCCCGCTGGCGTGAAGTGTAATTCCGAATGGTTCCCGGCCCGGGAGCGCGGGATCGCTGGTGGGATCGCCAATATTGGCACCTCCATTGGCGCTATGCTGGCGCCGCCTCTGGTCGCCTGGGCTATTATGGCTTACAACTGGGAAATGGCCTTTGTTATCACTGGTGCAATGGGGCTGGTGTTTGCAGCTATCTGGTGGTTTGGTTATAACTCTCCGGACAAACATCCAGCGATAAGCGCCAGCGAAAAGGCGCTGATAGATAATGGCCAGGAGGTACACCTCAAAGCGACGGCGGCCCGCCCTTCGATTAAATCTATCCTGACTCAGCGAAACTTCTGGGGGATCGCCCTGCCCCGGTTTCTGGCCGATCCGGCCTGGGGCACCATTAACTTCTGGCTACCGGTCTATCTGATGACCGTACGCCATTTACCGCTGAAGGACATTGCGCTGTTCGCCTGGCTGCCCTTTCTGGCTGCCGACTTTGGCGGTATGGCGGGCGGCTTTCTGAATAACCTGATGATGAAGCGTTCGGCGATCTCCACGGTAAACGCCCGTCGGGTTGGCTTTACGGCAGGCGCTTTTCTGATGCTGCCGCTGGCGCTGGTCGGGTTTGTCGAAAGCCCTTACCTCGCCATTGCCCTGGTCTCTGTCTGCGGTTTTGCCCACCAAATGCTCTCCACCCAGGTCATTACCATGGCAACAGACCTGTTTCCCCGCAATGAGACTTCAACGGTCAGCGGCTTCGCCGGAACTGCGGGCTGGAGCGGGATTCTACTCTGCACGCTGATTATGGGTTCCCTGGTCCATACCGTGGGCTACAACCCGTTCTTTATGATCCTGAGCGTAATGGATCTTATTGGCGCCATCCTGCTCTGGACTCTGGTGAAGGAGCCGGTCGAGCCAACCGCAGTGCTGCTTACCGAGAGCTAG
- a CDS encoding nitrous oxide-stimulated promoter family protein, which translates to MTGKRIRREQLTIRRMIALYQRRCPQAQPDAEHYQKLYGYAVKRLERCAFGEEKPACRQCPIHCYQPAQREEMREIMRWAGPRMLWRHPVLTVRHLIDDRRPVPPVPEKFQPKKRKG; encoded by the coding sequence ATGACAGGAAAACGCATCCGTAGGGAACAGCTCACCATCCGCCGTATGATCGCGCTGTACCAGCGCCGCTGTCCTCAGGCTCAGCCCGACGCAGAACACTATCAGAAACTGTATGGTTATGCCGTGAAGCGCCTTGAGCGCTGCGCCTTTGGCGAAGAGAAACCAGCCTGCCGCCAGTGTCCAATTCACTGCTATCAACCGGCACAGCGCGAAGAGATGCGAGAAATCATGCGCTGGGCCGGTCCACGTATGCTGTGGCGTCACCCGGTTCTGACCGTGCGCCATCTGATAGACGATCGGCGGCCGGTCCCGCCGGTTCCGGAAAAGTTCCAGCCTAAGAAGCGCAAAGGTTAA
- a CDS encoding mechanosensitive ion channel family protein gives MQELASFFKRYGIELNQTASLILVLAIILVTALVIHFILHRVVLRTFEKKAQASSKLWLQVITQNKLFHRLALLLQGVIVNAQSVIWLHRNEAGEILSLCAQLWIMLYALLALFSLLDVFLGLSRRFAFSSQLPLRGIFQSVKLIAAIVVGILMVSLLMGRSPAILISGLGAMAAVLMLVFKDPILGLVAGIQLSANNMLKLGDWLEMPKYGADGDVIDIGLTTVKVQNWDKTITTIPTYALVSDAFKNWSGMSASGGRRIKRSFNIDTTSVHFLSPEDEARLTRSNLLKPYLDAKQKELNEFNRDCQAEVSPLNGRRMTNLGTFRAYLTEYLYNHPRIRRDMTQMVRQLQPDDNGLPLEVYAFTNTVAWLEYEAIQADIFDHIFAIIDEFGLRVHQSPTGNDIRSLASLARSG, from the coding sequence ATGCAGGAGTTAGCTTCGTTTTTTAAGCGATATGGAATAGAACTGAACCAGACCGCATCACTGATACTGGTACTGGCGATTATTCTTGTTACCGCATTAGTCATTCATTTTATTCTGCACCGGGTTGTCCTCAGAACTTTTGAAAAAAAAGCCCAGGCCAGTTCAAAGCTCTGGCTGCAGGTCATTACCCAGAATAAATTATTTCACCGCCTGGCGCTGTTGCTGCAGGGGGTGATCGTCAATGCTCAGTCTGTGATCTGGCTGCATCGCAATGAAGCTGGCGAGATCCTCTCTCTGTGCGCCCAGTTGTGGATTATGCTCTATGCGCTGCTGGCGCTGTTCTCGCTGCTGGATGTCTTTTTGGGGCTGTCGCGTCGCTTTGCGTTTTCTTCGCAACTGCCGTTAAGAGGCATTTTTCAGAGCGTGAAGCTGATTGCCGCCATTGTGGTCGGTATTCTGATGGTTTCGCTGCTGATGGGGAGATCGCCGGCCATTTTGATCAGCGGTCTGGGCGCCATGGCAGCGGTTCTGATGTTGGTATTTAAGGATCCTATCCTGGGGCTGGTGGCGGGGATTCAGCTGTCGGCCAACAACATGCTGAAACTTGGCGACTGGCTGGAAATGCCGAAATATGGTGCCGATGGCGATGTTATCGATATCGGCCTGACTACGGTCAAGGTGCAGAACTGGGATAAAACCATTACCACCATTCCGACCTATGCCCTGGTCTCAGATGCATTCAAAAACTGGAGTGGGATGTCCGCCTCCGGTGGGCGTCGCATTAAGCGCAGCTTTAATATCGATACCACCAGCGTTCACTTTTTGTCACCGGAAGATGAAGCGCGTCTTACCCGCAGCAATCTGCTGAAGCCTTATCTGGATGCCAAACAGAAAGAGCTGAACGAGTTTAACCGCGATTGCCAGGCAGAGGTTTCACCGCTTAACGGGCGGCGTATGACCAATTTAGGCACCTTCCGCGCCTATTTGACTGAATATCTGTATAACCACCCACGTATCCGTCGGGATATGACGCAAATGGTGCGTCAACTCCAGCCGGATGATAATGGTCTGCCGCTTGAAGTTTATGCCTTTACCAATACCGTAGCCTGGCTGGAATATGAGGCGATTCAGGCCGATATCTTCGACCATATCTTTGCCATCATTGATGAGTTCGGTCTGCGGGTACACCAGTCCCCGACCGGCAATGATATTCGCTCGCTGGCATCGCTCGCTCGTTCCGGGTAG
- the agp gene encoding bifunctional glucose-1-phosphatase/inositol phosphatase, whose product MKKRIICGVLGALLTLPALGATQEAPEGYQLRQVLMMSRHNLRAPLANNGSVLEQSTSHPWPKWEVPGGQLTTKGGVLEIYMGRYMRQWLGEQGLVKGDDCPGDSQAYIYANSLQRTVATAQFFAAGAFPGCNIQVHHQAKMGTMDPVFNPVITRDDPAFSKAAVSAMEAQRSRYALDDSFKLLEEIADYKDSPVCKEQHQCELSGGKDSFSARLNQEPGVSGPLKVGNSLVDAFTLQYYEGFPEQEVAWGEIKSDRQWQLLSALKNSYQESLFTSPQVARNVAAPLINYIDKTLEASADKAPALTVLVGHDSNIASLLSALNFRPYQLPGQYEHTPIGGKLVFQRWHDGRANRELMKVEYVYQSSDQLRKAQPLSLENPPQRVTLELAGCPTDDNGFCPMDKFNEVMRQAAAGK is encoded by the coding sequence ATGAAAAAAAGAATAATTTGTGGCGTCCTGGGAGCACTACTGACTTTACCCGCGCTGGGGGCCACGCAGGAGGCTCCAGAGGGATACCAGTTGCGTCAGGTGTTGATGATGAGCCGTCACAATCTGCGGGCGCCGCTGGCGAATAATGGCAGCGTCCTGGAGCAGTCTACCTCCCATCCCTGGCCGAAATGGGAAGTCCCGGGCGGTCAGTTGACGACCAAAGGCGGGGTACTGGAAATCTACATGGGCCGCTATATGCGCCAGTGGCTGGGGGAGCAGGGGCTGGTAAAAGGAGATGACTGCCCCGGTGACAGTCAGGCGTATATCTACGCGAATAGCCTGCAACGCACGGTAGCGACGGCGCAATTCTTTGCCGCTGGCGCCTTTCCGGGCTGTAATATTCAGGTTCATCATCAGGCTAAAATGGGCACCATGGATCCGGTCTTTAATCCGGTGATCACCCGTGACGATCCCGCTTTCAGTAAAGCTGCTGTTAGCGCGATGGAGGCCCAGCGTAGTCGCTACGCGCTGGATGACAGCTTTAAGCTGTTGGAGGAGATCGCCGACTATAAAGATTCCCCGGTCTGTAAAGAGCAGCATCAGTGCGAGTTAAGCGGTGGTAAAGACAGCTTCAGCGCCAGGCTGAACCAGGAGCCGGGCGTTAGCGGGCCGCTTAAGGTAGGGAATTCGCTGGTGGATGCGTTTACCCTTCAGTATTACGAAGGCTTTCCGGAGCAGGAGGTTGCCTGGGGCGAGATTAAGAGCGATCGCCAGTGGCAACTGCTGTCGGCGTTGAAAAATAGCTACCAGGAGTCGCTGTTTACTTCGCCCCAGGTTGCCCGCAACGTGGCGGCGCCGCTGATTAACTATATTGATAAGACTCTGGAAGCGTCGGCCGACAAGGCTCCGGCACTGACGGTGCTGGTGGGGCATGATTCCAACATTGCCTCGCTGCTAAGCGCCCTTAATTTCCGTCCTTATCAACTGCCGGGGCAGTACGAGCACACCCCGATAGGGGGCAAACTGGTGTTTCAGCGTTGGCATGACGGGCGCGCTAATCGCGAGCTGATGAAGGTGGAGTATGTTTATCAGAGCAGCGATCAGCTGCGTAAGGCCCAGCCGCTGTCGCTGGAAAATCCTCCGCAGCGGGTCACGCTGGAGCTGGCGGGATGCCCGACAGACGATAACGGCTTCTGCCCAATGGATAAGTTCAATGAGGTGATGCGTCAGGCGGCTGCCGGCAAGTAA
- a CDS encoding YccJ family protein — protein MLNQESKKHNVGEWASLRNTSPEIAEAIFEVAKYDEKKAEQIWEEGNDDVLALAFSRTDKDSLFWGEQTIERKNV, from the coding sequence ATGTTAAATCAAGAGTCTAAAAAGCATAACGTTGGTGAATGGGCATCCTTGCGTAATACATCGCCGGAAATTGCCGAAGCGATTTTTGAAGTCGCAAAATACGATGAGAAAAAAGCGGAACAGATTTGGGAAGAAGGTAACGATGACGTCCTGGCCCTGGCCTTTTCCCGCACGGATAAAGATTCCCTGTTCTGGGGCGAGCAAACCATCGAACGTAAGAACGTCTGA
- the wrbA gene encoding NAD(P)H:quinone oxidoreductase — MAKVLVLYYSMYGHIETMARAIVEGAEKVNGAEITLKRVPETMKPDVFEKAGGKTQNAPVATPQELADYDAIIFGTPTRFGNMSGQMRTFLDQTGGLWASGALYGKLASVFSSTGTGGGQEHTISSTWTTLAHHGMVIVPIGYAAQELFDISVVRGGTPYGATTIAGGDGSRQPSEEELAIARYQGEYVAGLAVKLNG, encoded by the coding sequence ATGGCTAAAGTACTGGTGCTCTATTATTCCATGTATGGACACATTGAAACGATGGCCCGCGCTATCGTTGAGGGTGCTGAAAAGGTAAATGGTGCAGAGATAACGCTGAAACGCGTACCAGAAACCATGAAGCCTGACGTCTTCGAAAAAGCGGGTGGAAAAACCCAGAATGCACCGGTCGCCACTCCCCAGGAGCTGGCCGATTACGATGCCATTATCTTCGGTACACCAACGCGCTTCGGCAATATGTCAGGCCAGATGCGCACCTTCCTGGACCAGACCGGGGGATTGTGGGCTTCCGGCGCGTTGTACGGCAAGCTGGCCAGCGTTTTCAGCTCTACCGGCACCGGCGGCGGCCAGGAGCACACCATTTCATCTACCTGGACTACCCTCGCCCACCACGGTATGGTGATCGTGCCCATCGGCTACGCCGCCCAGGAGCTGTTTGATATCTCCGTGGTACGCGGCGGTACCCCTTACGGCGCAACCACCATCGCTGGCGGTGACGGTTCCCGTCAGCCGAGCGAGGAAGAGCTGGCAATAGCCCGTTACCAGGGCGAGTATGTCGCAGGGCTGGCAGTCAAACTGAATGGTTAA